In Thermococcus chitonophagus, the genomic stretch AAGGGGAGTTGATAATAGAAAGGGCAGGTTTAATGTTCAAGACCCTCCCACAAGTGCTGGTAGAGCTAATTGAAGATATGGAGGAGAACATAAAGAAAGAACTGAAGCCCCTAGGAATGTTCGTCTACTTAAGGCCTTCAGACATAAAAATAACGTATGAAGAAAAGCCAAAAGCTAACGAAAGCCTTGTCATTGACTGTCCAGAAGAAATAAAGAAAGAGTGCGAGAGATTTGGAAAAGGCGTTTTAATAGATCTGAGGGATAAAGGAATTGCAATAGACACGTTGGTAATTTCCTCCTATGTCGTTGGAAGAACTCTGAAAGTTCGGGTAACGGTTGTTCCAAATGGAGAAACAGAAGGAATCGAGGAAGTTGTTAAGAAAAAGATCGCATACCTTGAAAGGACAATTAAGGGATACAACATTTCACTAGAGAAAGTCGAAGTCATAACTCCAAAGATAAAGCCAGTTCTCGGCTTTGTCCTTATAAGAAAGAGGTCAATAGAAAGAGAGGCTGATGAAATAGTTCAGAACGAGGAAGTCAAATCAGTTCTAGCTAAAATCAGGGAACCAAGTGAGAACCATCGCAAGTAGGGTAGGAGTAATAGCCTTCCCTGCAGGATCCGAAGGTTATGCCCCTCTTTTCTATGAGCTTCCTTGCCTTTTGAAGTATGGCAAACCTTAGATCCCTCTTTAGGTAATAGTATCCTTCGTACTTCTCAGTATACAGGGGCTCAAGCCTCTTCATAAGATCAGGAAACTTGGCACGCATCCTGGCCTTAATGTCGGGCCTGAGCTTCAAGGTCGAAACCGTTATATGGCTGACGAAATCTAAAGCCTTCAGGGTATCCTCAAAGTCATCCCACGTGTAGAAAGGTATTATTGGATCAATTCTGGCATAAACGGGAATTCCGGCTTTTTTAGCTTTTTTAAGAGCTCTTATTCTGTTCCTAGGGGGAGGAGCGTTAGGCTCAAGCAATTCTGCTTTATCCTCATCAACGGTTGTAACCGTAATTCCAACGGC encodes the following:
- a CDS encoding SPL family radical SAM protein encodes the protein MYIRPFDPWKSKLCTCPFKYTLNPYTGCDHACVYCYITGYIPKAFKVRTKDNLLPSLERELRKFDKRFIIAMSYSSDPYPTIERELGITRRVLELLKRYNVRCLLLTKSDIFERDIDILSELRCAVGITVTTVDEDKAELLEPNAPPPRNRIRALKKAKKAGIPVYARIDPIIPFYTWDDFEDTLKALDFVSHITVSTLKLRPDIKARMRAKFPDLMKRLEPLYTEKYEGYYYLKRDLRFAILQKARKLIEKRGITFGSCREGYYSYPTCDGSHLVP